A region from the Silene latifolia isolate original U9 population chromosome 7, ASM4854445v1, whole genome shotgun sequence genome encodes:
- the LOC141589692 gene encoding uncharacterized protein LOC141589692, protein MCGTNDWKFVNVQDMVEQQGAYESLHRDIVVSFGQWGFDPLDLNSPYPENSKSVHMWIGREDGIVAVELQRYIAERLPWIQCHEVPYGGHLFIHDPATCEIIFKSLFFGEDPSF, encoded by the coding sequence ATGTGTGGGACTAATGACTGGAAATTTGTAAATGTGCAGGACATGGTAGAGCAGCAAGGTGCATATGAGTCGTTACACCGTGACATTGTAGTCTCATTCGGGCAGTGGGGATTTGACCCGTTGGATTTAAACAGCCCGTATCCTGAAAACAGCAAGTCGGTTCACATGTGGATTGGTCGCGAAGATGGGATTGTCGCAGTGGAATTGCAACGCTATATTGCAGAACGACTGCCATGGATTCAATGCCATGAAGTTCCATATGGGGGCCATCTTTTCATACATGACCCGGCAACCTGTGAAATTATCTTCAAGTCCCTTTTCTTTGGAGAAGACCCTTCTTTTTAA
- the LOC141589693 gene encoding uncharacterized protein LOC141589693: protein MFMFGLSCFPDENYAERVKGNWNFLKLFVVVVAVLICVLIYQILKPPAQKICGSVNGPPVFSPRIKLRDGRYLAYKLRGASIEDARFKVIVTHGFCTSKHTYIPMSDEWLEEKGICIITFDRPGYAESDPNPNRSPKTDAFDIQDLADQLELGSKFYVIGLSIGCYPVWGCLRYIPHRLAGVMLGVPVVNYWWPSLPSALCNGIYTKLPMLDQWRLRIVHHVPKLAWILQRWFPFPTVDYIEKTNPTAFNKSDQMILEALSDLPTPDEARFLASLI, encoded by the exons ATGTTTATGTTCGGGTTGTCATGCTTTCCTGATGAAAACTATGCTGAAAGAGTCAAAGGCAATTGGAAttttctgaagtt ATTTGTTGTAGTTGTGGCAGTTTTGATATGTGTGTTAATCTACCAGATACTTAAGCCTCCTGCTCAAAAGATATGTGGATCGGTTAATGGTCCTCCGGTTTTTTCACCCAGAATCAAACTGAGGGATGGAAGGTACTTAGCTTATAAATTAAGAGGAGCTTCAATTGAAGATGCCAGATTTAAAGTCATTGTTACTCATGGATTTTGTACCTCAAAACACACTTATATTCCCATGTCAGAT GAGTGGTTGGAAGAGAAGGGAATATGTATCATTACATTCGACAGACCAGGATATGCGGAAAGTGATCCCAACCCAAACCGCTCACCAAAGACTGATGCTTTTGATATTCAGGATCTTGCTGATCAACTTGAGCTCGGATCCAAGTTTTATGTCATCGGACTTTCCATTGGTTGCTACCCTGTTTGGGGCTGTCTTAGATACATTCCACACAG GCTAGCTGGTGTAATGCTTGGTGTTCCAGTAGTCAATTACTGGTGGCCGTCACTTCCTTCTGCATTGTGCAACGGCATCTATACAAAGCTGCCGATGTTGGACCAATGGAGACTTCGCATAGTCCACCATGTCCCGAAATTAGCTTGGATCCTTCAGAGATGGTTTCCTTTCCCTACAGTCGATTACATTGAGAAGACTAACCCTACAGCTTTTAACAAGAGCGATCAAATGATCTTAGAAGCTTTGTCGGACTTGCCAACTCCTGATGAGGCACGATTTCTTGCCTCGCTCATCTAG